AGGCAAGCTTAGGCAGGCTCATGGTGGGGAAATATCTGCACTCCGATGCATCGTCTCCGGCCGCATGAACGCCCCCCACGTTCTCCGCTTCAAATGTGACGATGAGAAGTTCTCCATAGACCGGGTTCGTGTGGGAGTCCACATCCACGAGCTGCGCGATCTTCCCTTGAACGCCGGTCTCCTCTCTCAGTTCCCTGAGCGCTGCGTCTTCTATGCTTTCACCCACCTCCGCGAAGCCGACGGGCAGGCACCACATCCCCTGATAAGGCTCCTTTGCCCTTTTCACGAGAAGTATCTCTCTATCCCTGTTCGAAACGATTACCGATGCAACAGGGAGCGGGTTCTCATAATAGGTTTCTCCGCAGCCTTCGCAGTGCTGTCTCTGCCTGCCCTCTAACACACGGAAGGCAAGTCTTTTGCCGCAGAAGTTACAAAACAGCTTTTGTCTCATTTTCTCGCCAGGAAAATTCGATCGTCTTTATTCAGGCGCACCTCGCCTTTTGTTGCCAACTCTTCTATCATGGTCGTCTTCACCCTATCCGGATCTACGTCTTGGGCGATCAGTTCTCCTTTAAAATCGATGTATTGAGCCAAATCCTGTTCCTCGCCTTTGCGAAAGATCAAGCTATTCTTGTAGTCGATCTCTGTTATTCGGCGAAAATACCGGCCGAGAATCGCCACTCCGTTCTCCGCAGAAAAACGCTCCACGATCTTCTTCAAGTTCTTGAAATCGAAGTATTCTTCCCCTTCCTGAAGCATACGATTGCTGTGGGTTATGGCAACAAAGACCCCGTCCTCCTGAAGAAGCCTTTCTATCTCCGGCAAGGCCTCCGGAAAGAAATAGAGGGAATACGCACACACAACAAGATCGAAACTCCCCGAAGGAAACTCAAGTACCGCCGGGAGGTCTACCCTCTTAAACAAAACGTTTTCGGAGTGCGTTTTGGCAGACTCGATGAAGGGTGGACCGTTCTCGGCGAGACAGTCCACGCCCACGATAAGATCAAACGAACTTGTGAGCCCCTGCTCAAACCAGCCGTATCCGCAACCCAAATCAGCCATGCTCTGTATCGTATCCCATGGAATCTCGTTTTTCACCACATCTCGAACATCCCTTGTGTTTTGTGAGTGGGCGCTTATTATCTTGCCGATCTTAGCGTGAAGGGGGTAATTCGAATAGCTTTTGTAAATGTCGCTCGCCACAGCTTATCTCCCGGGGCTACCCGCAAATCACCGCAGGCTTCGTACATAGGGTCGCTTTTCTCGCCCCCGTTCTGGGGTGCAAGAGCGCCATACCGGTTGTGAATTAGCGAGCCTCCGAACCGGATCGGCCTACGAAAAAGCGCCCTTCCCTTGCCGCAACAGCTCGGCCTCCTCATTTACAAGGCGCACCACCGTGGATGGTTCGCTTATCACGATGCCTCCGTCAATAACGACATCCACCGAGCCCCGAAAGAGCTTCTCTATGTGTCGTGGATCTGTGAGCGGCTCTTCCTTTGAAACCTTGGCGCTCGTGTTGATCACGGGTCTTTGCATGAGTCCTGCTATGGCAACGGGTACCGGGTGCGCTGGGATTCTCACGCCCACCTCTTTTCTGTCCGTCATAAGGAGCTTGGGTATGATCTTTCTTGCCTTGAGCACAAACGTGTAAGGGCCCGGCAAGTGCCTCTTTAAGACCTCGAAAGAAAAATCGCTCATCACAGCATATTCGCTCACATCTTTTAAGTCTCTGCAGATTATGCTTAAGGCCCTTCTGTCGTCCAGCCTTTTGATGGCATAGAGCCTCTTTATGGCTTTT
This genomic window from Syntrophorhabdaceae bacterium contains:
- a CDS encoding class I SAM-dependent methyltransferase, which codes for MASDIYKSYSNYPLHAKIGKIISAHSQNTRDVRDVVKNEIPWDTIQSMADLGCGYGWFEQGLTSSFDLIVGVDCLAENGPPFIESAKTHSENVLFKRVDLPAVLEFPSGSFDLVVCAYSLYFFPEALPEIERLLQEDGVFVAITHSNRMLQEGEEYFDFKNLKKIVERFSAENGVAILGRYFRRITEIDYKNSLIFRKGEEQDLAQYIDFKGELIAQDVDPDRVKTTMIEELATKGEVRLNKDDRIFLARK
- a CDS encoding L-threonylcarbamoyladenylate synthase: MIIEWNPERPRKKVTELILKTLNEGGIIAYPTDTYYGMGCDLFNIKAIKRLYAIKRLDDRRALSIICRDLKDVSEYAVMSDFSFEVLKRHLPGPYTFVLKARKIIPKLLMTDRKEVGVRIPAHPVPVAIAGLMQRPVINTSAKVSKEEPLTDPRHIEKLFRGSVDVVIDGGIVISEPSTVVRLVNEEAELLRQGKGAFS